The following proteins come from a genomic window of Hymenobacter canadensis:
- a CDS encoding M57 family metalloprotease, with amino-acid sequence MKAPLFLTALATAVLLSGCSDKEAAVNQAQDISADALTQIRQLGFSAENVQRDEDGNYVVEGDILLSPADLSNQAAVQLLRVGQDEQYRTTNTVSGTRTITISVSSQLPSAYITAIDEVVRRFNAENLRITFSRVSAGGNISIVRASGSYLASAGFPTSAGEPFNQVKVNSRSIGTANPTTYIATILAHEIGHCIGFRHTDYMDRSYSCGGATSNEGASTVGAVLIPGTPSAADPNSWMLACIGSGQNRPFNANDRTALGYIY; translated from the coding sequence ATGAAAGCCCCCCTGTTTCTGACCGCACTGGCCACGGCCGTGCTGCTGAGCGGCTGCTCCGACAAAGAGGCCGCCGTAAACCAAGCGCAGGACATCAGCGCCGATGCGCTGACGCAAATCCGCCAGCTCGGTTTTAGTGCTGAAAACGTGCAGCGCGACGAAGACGGCAACTACGTAGTGGAAGGTGATATTCTGCTGTCGCCGGCTGACTTGAGCAACCAAGCGGCCGTGCAGCTGCTACGTGTGGGCCAGGATGAGCAGTATCGCACCACTAATACCGTCAGCGGCACGCGCACCATCACCATCAGCGTTTCCAGCCAGCTGCCAAGCGCCTACATCACAGCAATCGACGAAGTAGTACGCCGGTTCAACGCCGAAAACCTGCGCATCACCTTTTCGCGGGTCAGTGCGGGCGGCAACATAAGCATTGTACGCGCCAGTGGCAGCTACTTGGCTTCAGCGGGCTTCCCCACCAGTGCCGGCGAGCCATTCAATCAGGTGAAGGTTAACTCGCGGTCCATTGGCACGGCCAACCCCACCACCTACATTGCCACCATCCTGGCCCACGAAATCGGCCATTGCATCGGCTTCCGCCACACCGACTACATGGACCGGAGCTACAGCTGCGGCGGCGCCACCTCCAACGAGGGAGCCAGCACCGTGGGCGCCGTTCTGATACCCGGTACGCCATCCGCCGCCGACCCGAATTCGTGGATGCTGGCCTGCATCGGCAGTGGCCAGAACCGCCCGTTCAACGCCAATGACCGCACGGCCCTCGGCTACATTTACTAA
- a CDS encoding DUF4174 domain-containing protein, translated as MRPAFVYIGLLAAFLIYPVSIPAQTAPKPTSVAALVKASRWQQRVLLLYAPTATDPALLRQQKLLRTVAPELEARQLIVRELLGSALPAADARYLTQQLGMAPGGFAVVLIGKDGGVKKRATQPLTPASLFATIDAMPMRQQEMRRQP; from the coding sequence ATGCGCCCTGCTTTTGTGTATATCGGCCTGCTGGCTGCTTTCCTGATATATCCCGTGTCCATTCCGGCCCAAACGGCTCCCAAACCAACTTCCGTGGCTGCCCTGGTGAAAGCTAGCCGCTGGCAGCAGCGTGTGCTGCTGCTCTACGCGCCCACCGCCACCGACCCTGCGCTGCTCCGGCAGCAGAAGCTGCTGCGCACCGTGGCCCCCGAGCTGGAGGCCCGCCAGCTGATAGTGCGGGAGTTGTTGGGCAGTGCGCTGCCGGCCGCCGACGCGCGCTACCTCACGCAGCAGCTGGGTATGGCGCCGGGAGGCTTTGCCGTGGTACTGATTGGGAAAGATGGCGGGGTGAAGAAGCGCGCCACACAGCCTCTGACGCCCGCCAGCCTGTTTGCCACCATCGACGCCATGCCCATGCGCCAGCAGGAAATGCGCCGACAACCGTAG
- a CDS encoding DUF2490 domain-containing protein, whose amino-acid sequence MRTSFILFACSLLAGGLLRPAAAQAQPEPTGTIQDRNHNVWLGWFSDARLTKRWGLHTEFQLRRTNGLRDPQQYFYRLGLNYHATKNLTLTPGYVYLLSLPYGDFPDAGRTHERRFYLRADLQDEIGRLQLTHRYIQDFRWLRNPGETAYAPRNYRSRYRLQLQFPLTKPTIEPNTLYALASDEVFLAYGPGVAQVFNQNRIYAGLGYQFTEALSVEASYLNQIVQHDDGVVFEHNRALQLSLNFNPDFRKQKDE is encoded by the coding sequence ATGCGCACCTCATTTATCCTTTTCGCTTGCTCACTGCTGGCGGGCGGCCTGCTGCGGCCCGCCGCCGCCCAGGCCCAGCCAGAACCCACCGGCACCATCCAGGACCGCAACCACAACGTCTGGCTGGGCTGGTTCAGTGATGCCCGCCTGACCAAACGCTGGGGCCTGCATACCGAGTTTCAGTTGCGCCGCACCAACGGCCTGCGCGACCCGCAGCAGTATTTCTACCGGCTGGGGCTGAACTACCACGCCACCAAAAACCTCACGCTCACGCCCGGCTACGTGTACCTGCTCTCGCTGCCCTACGGCGACTTCCCCGACGCCGGCCGCACCCACGAGCGGCGCTTCTACCTGCGCGCCGATTTGCAGGACGAAATCGGGCGGCTGCAGCTCACGCACCGCTACATCCAGGATTTCCGCTGGCTGCGCAACCCCGGCGAAACCGCCTACGCGCCACGCAACTACCGCTCGCGCTACCGCCTGCAGCTGCAGTTTCCGCTCACCAAGCCCACCATTGAACCGAATACGCTCTACGCGCTGGCTTCCGACGAGGTATTTCTGGCGTATGGGCCCGGCGTGGCGCAGGTTTTCAACCAGAACCGCATCTACGCAGGCTTGGGCTACCAGTTCACGGAGGCGCTGAGTGTTGAAGCCAGCTACCTCAACCAGATTGTGCAGCACGACGACGGCGTGGTGTTCGAGCACAACCGCGCCCTGCAGCTAAGCCTCAACTTCAACCCCGATTTCCGGAAGCAGAAAGACGAGTAA
- a CDS encoding TolB family protein, which yields MKRLLLLPVLALLCASTAQAQREQSIWLFGQQAGLTFPADGGAPTPLITSKMTTYEGSAVATNAQGQLLFYTNGEFVFNRQHQVMPNGRKLMGSNSSTQSALIVPDPGSGNVFYVFTAGAQGGPNGLRYSTVDMTRENGLGDVPRSNALLITPVAEKLAAVRHANGRDVWIVAHRWNSSAFVSFLVTADGVQSKPIMSNVGSMHAGPGRNAIGAMKFSPDGRKLAVALWREANKYEIFDFDRSTGLVKNVKAFAPYPEAYGVEFSPDGSKLYGSSNGEGGGQAQIFQFDLKTGKATVIGKSSNRKVGSLQRAPDGNIYVAREDNQFLGIIQNPNSDAAKYVDDGLKLGGRRSKLGLPNFITEPGK from the coding sequence ATGAAACGTCTTCTGCTTTTGCCGGTACTGGCGCTGCTGTGCGCAAGCACGGCGCAGGCCCAGCGCGAACAGTCCATCTGGCTGTTTGGCCAGCAGGCCGGCCTCACGTTCCCGGCCGATGGCGGCGCCCCTACCCCGCTGATAACCAGTAAAATGACTACCTATGAGGGGTCGGCGGTGGCCACCAACGCCCAGGGCCAGCTGCTGTTCTACACCAACGGCGAGTTCGTATTCAACCGCCAGCACCAGGTGATGCCCAACGGCCGCAAGCTGATGGGCTCCAACTCCAGCACCCAGAGCGCCCTCATCGTACCCGACCCCGGCTCCGGCAACGTGTTCTACGTGTTTACAGCGGGCGCCCAGGGCGGCCCCAACGGTCTGCGCTACTCCACCGTCGACATGACCCGCGAAAACGGCCTCGGCGACGTGCCCCGCTCCAACGCCCTTCTCATCACGCCAGTGGCTGAGAAGCTGGCCGCCGTGCGCCACGCCAACGGCCGCGACGTCTGGATTGTGGCCCACCGCTGGAATTCCAGCGCCTTCGTGAGCTTCCTGGTGACGGCCGACGGGGTGCAGAGCAAGCCCATCATGAGCAACGTGGGCAGCATGCACGCCGGCCCCGGCCGCAACGCCATTGGCGCCATGAAGTTCTCGCCCGACGGCCGCAAGCTGGCCGTGGCTCTGTGGCGCGAGGCCAACAAATACGAGATATTCGACTTTGACCGCAGCACCGGCTTGGTGAAGAACGTGAAGGCCTTCGCGCCCTACCCCGAAGCCTACGGCGTGGAGTTTTCGCCCGATGGCAGCAAGCTCTACGGCTCCAGCAACGGCGAAGGCGGCGGCCAGGCCCAGATCTTCCAGTTCGACCTGAAAACCGGCAAAGCCACGGTCATCGGCAAATCCTCGAACCGCAAAGTGGGCTCCCTGCAGCGCGCCCCCGACGGCAACATCTATGTGGCCCGCGAAGACAACCAGTTCCTGGGCATCATCCAGAACCCCAACTCCGACGCCGCCAAGTACGTGGACGACGGCCTGAAACTGGGCGGCCGCCGCAGCAAGCTGGGCCTGCCCAACTTCATCACGGAGCCCGGCAAGTAA
- a CDS encoding L,D-transpeptidase family protein, with protein MRLLALLAAALLLTLCAPASTALSPDPAFRQQQLRFERVRAAYHLHQTSVHQLLRRNGIRPERLELFVRAFKVGRRVEVWGREQNAGQFVLLRTYRLAGTSGTLGPKRRSGDRQIPEGFYHIDRFNPDSEYHLSLGLDYPNAADRRHAGPDPGGDIFLHGSDVTIGCLPITDAGIRELYVLAVEARAAGQTAIAVHIFPFDMTAENLARRVGSPHLAFWQNLVSGYQHFEDSHQLPQVSVNEQGTYVVH; from the coding sequence ATGCGCTTACTTGCCCTGCTGGCTGCGGCTTTGCTGCTGACGCTGTGTGCCCCGGCATCCACGGCCCTCTCCCCCGATCCGGCTTTCCGCCAGCAGCAGCTCCGTTTCGAGCGGGTGCGGGCGGCCTACCACCTCCACCAGACCAGCGTGCACCAGCTGCTGCGCCGCAACGGCATCCGGCCCGAGCGGCTGGAGCTGTTTGTGCGGGCCTTTAAAGTGGGCCGCCGGGTGGAAGTGTGGGGCCGCGAGCAGAACGCGGGCCAGTTTGTGCTGCTGCGCACCTACCGGCTGGCCGGCACCTCGGGCACGCTGGGCCCCAAGCGCCGGTCCGGCGACCGGCAGATTCCAGAGGGCTTCTACCACATCGACCGGTTCAACCCCGACAGCGAGTACCACCTGTCGCTGGGCCTCGACTACCCCAACGCCGCCGACCGCCGCCACGCCGGCCCCGACCCCGGCGGCGACATTTTCCTGCACGGCTCCGACGTCACCATCGGCTGCCTGCCCATCACCGATGCCGGCATTCGAGAGCTGTACGTGCTGGCGGTGGAGGCCCGCGCCGCCGGCCAGACCGCTATTGCCGTGCACATTTTTCCGTTTGACATGACGGCCGAAAATCTGGCGCGGCGCGTGGGCAGCCCGCACCTGGCTTTCTGGCAAAATCTGGTGTCCGGCTATCAGCATTTCGAGGATTCGCACCAGCTGCCGCAGGTCAGTGTGAACGAACAGGGCACCTACGTGGTGCACTAG
- a CDS encoding DUF5723 family protein yields the protein MKFSRYLLGPLLTLAAAAPLHAQNELSNFTATGRGGVSTTFATDYQAIGINPANLGRVGGSRVAFTIGEAGVGVSSQSLTRDQLRKFVYNTNDPLTPAEKRSLAQAFTSDNAANLNADITTVGLAVQLPGLGGIAVSHRLRTAGHVGLNQNAAELLFLGRDAPIYANASASNIPLVSEALAGTDMQFAATSEFNVAFGQRLIDLPLFQLSAGAGYRYIQGIGILDVRVQPGNLQGYSSLSPVFDIDYGNLTTNPSFNFKARTSGLQPVGKGNGFDVGVAAEVGKSLRLGLAVTDLGSMTWDGNLLTANDQKLKRLNSAGIGSYNFIKEATEIFASGTDSLFQYQTGLERKASLPAKLRAGAGFRVSEFFETGLDVTLPLNDVAGNLTSPFIGVGVDYKPLSWLRLSSGVTGGAGYGLSLPLGFTIATSVYEAGLSTRDVVGLLTSENPYISVATGFLRFKFGKIQ from the coding sequence ATGAAATTTTCCCGCTACCTGCTGGGGCCGCTGCTGACGCTGGCCGCCGCCGCGCCGCTGCACGCCCAGAACGAGCTCAGCAACTTCACGGCCACCGGCCGCGGCGGCGTCAGCACCACCTTCGCCACCGACTACCAGGCCATCGGCATCAACCCGGCCAACCTGGGCCGGGTGGGTGGCTCGCGCGTGGCTTTCACCATCGGCGAGGCCGGGGTGGGCGTCAGCTCCCAGTCGCTCACGCGGGACCAGCTGCGCAAGTTCGTCTACAACACCAACGACCCACTGACGCCCGCCGAAAAGCGCAGTCTGGCCCAGGCCTTCACCTCCGACAACGCCGCCAATCTCAACGCCGACATCACCACTGTGGGGCTGGCCGTGCAGCTGCCCGGCCTGGGCGGCATTGCCGTGAGCCACCGCCTGCGCACCGCCGGCCACGTCGGCCTCAACCAGAATGCCGCCGAGCTGCTGTTTCTGGGCCGTGATGCGCCTATCTACGCCAACGCCAGCGCCAGCAACATTCCGCTGGTGTCGGAGGCGCTGGCTGGCACCGACATGCAGTTTGCCGCCACCAGCGAGTTCAACGTGGCTTTCGGCCAGCGTCTGATTGATCTGCCGCTATTTCAGCTGTCGGCGGGGGCGGGCTACCGCTACATTCAGGGCATCGGGATTCTAGATGTGCGCGTGCAGCCCGGCAACCTGCAGGGCTACAGCTCATTGTCGCCGGTGTTCGATATCGACTACGGCAACCTGACCACCAACCCCAGCTTCAACTTCAAGGCCCGCACCAGCGGCCTGCAGCCGGTGGGCAAGGGCAACGGCTTTGATGTGGGCGTGGCGGCCGAGGTGGGCAAGTCGCTGCGCCTGGGTTTGGCCGTGACGGACCTGGGCAGCATGACCTGGGACGGCAACCTGCTCACGGCCAACGACCAGAAGCTCAAGCGGCTGAATTCGGCGGGTATCGGCAGCTATAACTTCATCAAAGAAGCCACCGAAATCTTCGCCTCCGGCACCGACAGCCTGTTTCAGTACCAGACCGGGCTGGAGCGCAAGGCCAGCCTGCCCGCCAAGCTGCGCGCCGGCGCCGGCTTCCGCGTCAGCGAGTTCTTCGAAACCGGCCTTGATGTGACCTTGCCGCTCAACGACGTAGCCGGCAACCTCACCTCGCCTTTCATCGGCGTGGGCGTCGACTACAAGCCGCTGAGCTGGCTGCGCCTGAGCAGCGGCGTAACGGGCGGCGCCGGCTACGGCCTGAGTTTGCCGCTGGGCTTCACCATTGCCACCTCGGTCTACGAGGCCGGCCTCAGCACCCGCGACGTGGTGGGTTTGCTGACTTCCGAAAACCCGTATATATCTGTGGCTACAGGGTTTCTGCGGTTTAAATTCGGGAAGATTCAGTAG
- the meaB gene encoding methylmalonyl Co-A mutase-associated GTPase MeaB, protein MAKRFSVSEYADGILSGNRVMLSRAITLVESTLPTDQALAQQVLDVVLPHAGRSVRVGITGVPGVGKSTFIEALGLHLVREQGKRLAVLAVDPSSQRGGGSILGDKTRMNELAAHPQAYIRPSPAGRSLGGVTRSTREALVLCEAAGHDVIFVETVGVGQSETAVHGMVDFFLLLMLAGAGDELQGIKKGIMEMADAVTITKADGGNELAARRARAEYQNALHLYPLAPSQWSPVVTTSSAVTGQGVPEVWEVVQRYVQQTQESGYFQRRRQEQNLHWLHETIRETLETRFYQRPDVAQRLAEVQQQVMDGRKSAFGAAEELLGL, encoded by the coding sequence TTGGCCAAGCGCTTCTCTGTTTCCGAATACGCCGACGGCATCCTCTCCGGCAACCGCGTCATGCTCAGCCGGGCCATCACGCTGGTGGAAAGCACCCTGCCCACCGACCAGGCCCTAGCCCAGCAGGTGCTGGACGTGGTGCTGCCCCACGCCGGCCGGTCGGTGCGGGTGGGCATTACGGGCGTGCCGGGCGTGGGCAAAAGCACGTTTATCGAGGCCCTGGGCCTGCATCTGGTGCGCGAGCAGGGCAAGCGCCTGGCGGTATTGGCAGTTGACCCCAGCAGCCAGCGCGGCGGCGGCAGCATCCTCGGCGACAAAACCCGCATGAACGAGCTGGCCGCGCACCCGCAGGCGTACATCCGCCCTTCGCCGGCCGGCCGCAGCCTGGGCGGCGTCACGCGCAGCACCCGCGAGGCGCTGGTGCTCTGCGAAGCGGCCGGACACGACGTCATCTTCGTGGAAACCGTGGGCGTGGGCCAGAGCGAAACCGCCGTGCACGGCATGGTGGACTTTTTCCTGCTGCTGATGCTGGCCGGCGCCGGCGACGAGCTGCAGGGCATCAAAAAGGGCATCATGGAAATGGCAGACGCCGTGACCATCACCAAGGCCGACGGCGGCAACGAGCTGGCCGCCCGCCGCGCCCGCGCCGAGTACCAGAACGCCCTGCACCTCTACCCGCTCGCGCCCAGCCAGTGGAGCCCCGTCGTCACAACCAGCTCAGCCGTGACCGGGCAGGGCGTGCCGGAGGTGTGGGAGGTAGTGCAGCGCTACGTGCAGCAAACCCAGGAAAGCGGCTACTTCCAGCGCCGCCGCCAGGAGCAGAACCTGCACTGGCTGCACGAAACCATCCGCGAAACTCTGGAAACCCGCTTCTACCAGCGCCCCGACGTGGCCCAGCGCCTCGCCGAGGTGCAGCAGCAGGTGATGGACGGCCGCAAGTCCGCCTTCGGCGCCGCGGAAGAGTTGCTAGGGCTGTAA
- a CDS encoding alpha/beta hydrolase, translating into MAPTLPSGSYAPDPLGPDFEQRRLPQPPDYEGPVQAVLVRATAAPATGRAVLYVHGFNDYFFQTEMAAQYTAHGYRFYALDLRKYGRAILPHQHPNNVRSLTEYFADLDAALAVVRTEGGQQLVLSGHSTGGLIVALYAAAHPNAGFTALVLNSPFLELHQARIKQLGVPLLTALGRVWPNLRVPAGLSDSYGQSLHRAYRGHWDYNLAWKPNHVFGVNAGWLRAIRQGHAQVRAGLGIATPVLVLHASRTAVGRQWSDDFQRADIVLNVAHIRQLAPRLGSHVTVREVPDGIHDLFLSGPVAREQAYQAVFAWLAQVLPA; encoded by the coding sequence ATGGCTCCTACTCTTCCTTCCGGCTCCTACGCCCCCGATCCGCTGGGCCCCGATTTCGAGCAGCGCCGCCTGCCGCAGCCGCCCGACTACGAAGGGCCCGTGCAGGCAGTGCTGGTGCGCGCCACGGCCGCGCCCGCCACGGGCCGGGCGGTGCTCTACGTGCACGGCTTCAACGACTACTTCTTCCAGACCGAAATGGCCGCCCAGTACACCGCGCACGGCTACCGCTTCTATGCCCTCGATCTGCGCAAATACGGCCGGGCCATCCTGCCGCACCAGCACCCCAACAACGTGCGCAGCCTCACCGAATACTTCGCCGACCTCGATGCCGCCCTGGCCGTGGTGCGCACCGAGGGCGGGCAGCAGCTGGTGCTTAGCGGCCACTCTACGGGCGGGCTGATTGTGGCCCTTTATGCGGCCGCGCACCCCAACGCCGGGTTTACGGCGCTGGTGCTCAATAGCCCGTTTCTGGAGCTGCACCAGGCTCGCATCAAGCAACTGGGCGTGCCGCTGCTTACGGCGCTGGGGCGCGTGTGGCCCAACCTGCGCGTGCCGGCCGGCCTCTCCGATAGCTACGGCCAGAGCCTGCACCGCGCCTACCGCGGCCACTGGGACTACAACCTGGCCTGGAAGCCCAACCACGTGTTCGGGGTGAATGCAGGCTGGCTGCGGGCCATACGGCAGGGGCACGCGCAGGTGCGGGCCGGGCTGGGCATTGCCACGCCAGTGCTGGTGCTGCACGCCAGCCGCACCGCCGTCGGCCGGCAGTGGTCCGATGACTTCCAGCGCGCTGACATCGTGCTCAATGTGGCGCACATCCGGCAGTTGGCGCCTCGGCTGGGTTCCCACGTCACGGTGCGCGAAGTTCCCGACGGCATCCACGACCTGTTTCTCTCGGGGCCGGTGGCGCGGGAGCAGGCTTACCAAGCCGTGTTTGCGTGGCTGGCGCAGGTGCTGCCGGCGTAA
- a CDS encoding NAD(P)/FAD-dependent oxidoreductase, which translates to MLSSFTHDVVIVGAGPAGAACALALRHSGLRVALLDKARFPRDKVCGDAIPGPTLRHLSRLDATYGPELHALLAPHRTDTRYSRLLAPGGRSLRIRWHNPAFNCARLPFDDAMLTLVRRHTATEILENCAIRRVVPDETGVTIQLAEAGREPLRAALVIGCDGANSVVARQVGAAAQLDRAHHCAAVRAYYQGVADAPADTSDFYFLREFGAGYCWVFPVGGGRYNVGLGVLSEEVAARRLDLKAELRQLLATHPHLAPRFAGAELLTPITGFGLPLGGSGRPVHGPRWLLCGDAAALIDPLQGHGIDKAVHSGILAAGQVQRCFQANRFDEDFLSEYARQVEQQIGRELTRRYRLMQLLSGKAWLVDLAVRAAAWPWLQRRLVRLVG; encoded by the coding sequence GTGCTCAGCTCGTTTACGCATGATGTGGTGATTGTGGGCGCCGGTCCGGCCGGGGCGGCGTGCGCGCTGGCGCTGCGCCACAGCGGCCTGCGCGTAGCGTTGCTGGACAAGGCCCGTTTCCCGCGCGATAAAGTCTGCGGCGACGCTATTCCCGGGCCCACGCTGCGCCACCTCAGCCGCCTCGATGCCACCTACGGCCCCGAGCTGCACGCCCTGCTGGCCCCGCACCGCACCGACACCCGTTACAGCCGCCTGCTGGCCCCCGGCGGCCGCAGCCTGCGCATCCGCTGGCACAACCCCGCCTTCAACTGCGCCCGCCTGCCCTTCGACGATGCCATGCTGACGCTGGTGCGCCGCCACACCGCTACCGAAATCCTGGAAAACTGTGCCATCCGGCGTGTTGTGCCCGATGAAACTGGCGTAACGATTCAACTGGCCGAGGCCGGCCGGGAGCCGCTGCGGGCGGCGCTGGTTATCGGCTGCGACGGGGCCAATTCCGTGGTGGCCCGCCAAGTGGGCGCCGCCGCGCAGCTCGACCGCGCCCACCACTGCGCCGCCGTGCGGGCCTACTATCAGGGCGTGGCCGATGCGCCCGCCGATACGTCGGATTTCTACTTCCTGCGCGAGTTCGGGGCGGGCTACTGCTGGGTGTTTCCGGTGGGCGGCGGGCGCTACAACGTGGGCCTAGGCGTGCTGTCGGAGGAAGTGGCGGCGCGCCGGCTTGATCTGAAGGCCGAGCTGCGGCAGCTGCTGGCCACCCATCCGCACCTGGCCCCGCGCTTTGCCGGCGCCGAGCTGCTAACGCCCATTACCGGCTTCGGGCTGCCGCTGGGCGGCTCCGGGCGGCCCGTGCACGGCCCCCGCTGGCTGCTCTGCGGCGACGCCGCCGCCCTCATCGACCCGCTGCAGGGCCACGGCATCGACAAAGCCGTGCACAGCGGCATCCTGGCCGCCGGGCAGGTGCAGCGCTGCTTTCAGGCCAACCGCTTCGACGAAGATTTCCTGAGCGAGTACGCCCGGCAGGTAGAGCAGCAGATCGGGCGGGAGCTGACGCGCCGCTACCGCCTGATGCAGCTGCTGTCCGGCAAGGCCTGGCTGGTAGACCTGGCGGTGCGGGCCGCCGCCTGGCCCTGGCTGCAGCGCCGCCTCGTGCGGCTGGTAGGGTAG
- a CDS encoding DUF2461 domain-containing protein, whose product MNTTQLFAFLTELARHNDRDWFQSHKPTYEQLRREFEAAVTGWLRELTVSDPRLAGLEPKKTLFRIYRDVRFSKNKDPFKTHFSAYFSEGGKAGTGPGYYVQLGPQGQTMLAGGIYVPEKDQLTRIRQEIDYNGPVLHQLLEAPEFRRYFPGLGGEKLKKAPAGYPADHSDVELLKHKSFVVSHHIPDATVHQLDLDTYVPAVFRAMQPFCEFLREAVE is encoded by the coding sequence ATGAACACCACGCAGCTATTTGCCTTCCTCACGGAGCTGGCCCGTCACAACGACCGGGATTGGTTTCAATCCCATAAACCCACCTACGAGCAGTTGCGGCGCGAATTTGAAGCGGCCGTGACCGGCTGGTTGCGCGAGCTGACGGTTTCCGACCCGCGCTTGGCCGGGCTGGAGCCCAAGAAGACCCTGTTCCGCATCTACCGCGACGTGCGCTTTTCCAAAAACAAAGACCCGTTCAAGACGCACTTCAGTGCCTATTTCTCGGAAGGCGGCAAGGCCGGCACCGGGCCGGGCTACTACGTGCAGCTGGGCCCCCAGGGCCAGACCATGCTGGCGGGGGGCATCTACGTGCCCGAAAAAGACCAGCTAACCCGCATCCGGCAGGAAATCGACTACAACGGGCCGGTGCTGCACCAGCTGCTGGAGGCGCCGGAGTTCCGGCGTTACTTCCCCGGCCTCGGCGGCGAGAAGCTGAAAAAAGCGCCGGCCGGCTACCCCGCCGACCATTCTGATGTGGAGCTGCTCAAGCACAAAAGCTTTGTGGTGAGCCACCACATTCCCGATGCTACCGTGCATCAGCTCGACCTGGATACCTACGTGCCCGCCGTTTTCCGGGCCATGCAGCCGTTCTGCGAGTTTCTGCGCGAAGCCGTGGAGTAG
- a CDS encoding NUDIX hydrolase: MPDFPIPKILRDSAVLVPVFRDDAGQLQLVMVRRSSFGVHGGQLAFPGGKPEPTDASLLATALREAEEEVGLPAADIEVLAELPPISVPTGFRIAPFLGRIQRPETWQWQPREVEEVLEIPLLHLADAANHAEETWQLAGWPAPHRVPFYRVNSPVPLWGASYRILQPLLPRLLAGEWDI, encoded by the coding sequence ATGCCTGATTTTCCGATTCCAAAGATTCTGCGTGATTCCGCCGTACTGGTGCCTGTTTTCCGCGACGACGCCGGCCAGTTGCAGCTCGTGATGGTGCGCCGCAGTAGCTTCGGCGTGCACGGCGGGCAGCTGGCCTTTCCGGGCGGCAAGCCCGAGCCCACTGATGCCTCCCTGCTGGCAACAGCTTTGCGCGAGGCTGAGGAAGAAGTCGGCCTGCCGGCCGCAGACATAGAAGTTCTGGCGGAGCTGCCCCCCATTTCCGTGCCTACCGGCTTCCGCATTGCGCCGTTTCTGGGCCGCATCCAACGGCCCGAAACCTGGCAGTGGCAGCCCCGCGAGGTAGAGGAAGTGCTGGAGATTCCGCTACTGCACCTGGCCGATGCTGCCAACCACGCCGAGGAAACGTGGCAGCTGGCCGGCTGGCCCGCCCCCCACCGCGTCCCCTTCTACCGCGTAAACAGCCCCGTACCGCTCTGGGGGGCCAGCTACCGCATCCTGCAGCCCCTTCTCCCCCGCCTGCTTGCCGGCGAATGGGACATTTGA